From Bacillota bacterium:
GTTCAAAGACTGGTGGTCAATCACTTCCTTGGACGCTTGGAACAAATTGTTCCGGAGGCGGAACCTTCGCCGCCGGTGGTAGGGTCCATTCCCCACAGCAAATTGGCGGTGGACACTCCCCGTCCTTGGTTTGGCGAGTTGGTGTTGAATTGGCCCGCGGTGGCCACTGCTACCCAGCCTTCGGAGCCGGAGCTGGAGGCATTACCCAAGGAACCGGCGCCACCCTTTGATCCTCTTACTATTGCTGCACCGGTGAGGGGAGAGGTGGTGGCCGGATTTGGTTGGCAACGCCATCCCCAATACGGTGATTGGCGGTACATTGACGGGGTGATTTTTTCTACTGGGGTGGAACTGGTGGCCGCCTCGGCCCCCGGTGTTGCTTACGTCGTAGGTCCCGGTCAGATCAGAATCGAACATGGATCGGGCTGGGAGACTATTTACGAAGACGTGGACGTGGTTTTGGTCAGCGACGGCCAAAGGGTGCCCCAGGGTCAAACCATTGGACGTAAGACCAGTGCAGGTTCTGGCTTGTTGACCTGGAAAGTGATTTACCAAGGGCAGCACCAGGATCCTAGTAACTGGGTTTTCCCTGTCCCGTAAGGACGGTAGCACGTCCTTCCCAGGGGAAGAATCAACTCTTGTTTTTCTATTCATATTTGCCCCCTCCCCACAATATACATTAATTAGCAAGTGGTGGAGGGGGCGGGTTGATGCGAGACTACATCCGCAGACGAGTTGTAGAGATTGGCAGCTATATAGTTGAAACGAAAGCCACTGTCCGACAGGCCGCCACCGTCTTTGGAGTCAGTAAGAGCACGGTCCATAAGGACGTTACCGAACGGCTCCCCAGTGTAAATCCAGAACTGGCCAAGCAGGTGGCCAAGATCTTACAATTGAACAAGGCGGAGCGACACCTGCGGGGTGGCGAAGCCACGAGGAGGAAATATAAGGAGATAGAGAGTGCGTAGGACAGACACCGTAGTCTGGGATCTAGAAAACTCAATGGGCATTGGGAATGGTTCGGGAAAGGCACAATACGCGGTGGCCACAGGACATTTCGAGGGTCGTGTATGACCAGGCGTGTCCTGTTTTCTTGGCGGTTCTGCGGTCATGGGCGAGGGACTAGTACTTAGTTACTCGCCTTTGTCTGCATCGGACCCGGTTTTCTGGAATTAGCAGGAAACGATGGGTTTTTGTCGAAAAAGTCATAGGCAAGACCTAATGCTTTGGGGATGTTGAAGGGAGCTTCCTGTGTGTTTGCAGCGCGTATTGGCATCGATCTGGGTGCGGCCAATGTCTTAGCCTATGTGGACCAGAAGGGGCTCGTTGTCCAGGAGCCCGCGGTGGTGGCCATTGACACCCGAAAAGACGAGGTCCAGGCCTTGGGGCATGCGGCTTTGAATATGGTGGGACGTACCGCAGAACATATCAAGATCTTCCAACCTTTGTCCGAAGGCGCCATGACGGACCACCGGATTTTGGAACTGCTGCTTCGTTATCTGATCCTCCGGGTCTGTGGGCGACGGTGCCTATTCCGACCGGTGACCATTATTTCTGTGCCGCCCAAGATCAATTCGGTGGAAAGGCGGGCTGTATTGCAGGCCGCCTATAGTGCTGGAGCCAAGGAGGCCCACTTAGTCTCGGAAACCTTGCTATCCGGTCTGGGTGCTGGTCTCGATCTCAATCAAGCGCGGGGCCATTTGGTGGTGAATATCGGAGCGGGTACCACCAATGTGGCGGTGCTCTCCATGGATAGCGAGGTGATCAGCGAGTCCATCAAGGTGGGTGGAGAGGACTTTACCCGGGCCATTATGCGCTATCTAAAAAAACACCATAACTTGGTTGTTGGTCAGCTATCTGCGGAGCAGATGAAGTGTGCTATCGGTACGGTAATCCCCCGGGATGGTCAGTGGGAGATTAGGGGACAAGACTACGTGTCTGGACTTCCCGAAGTGAGAAAGGTTTCCGCCACGGAGCTGCAGGATGTCCTCCTGGGGTGTGTGGAGCCGATCATCGCTACCATTGTCCATGTATTGGAACAGACTCCCCCCGAGTTGGCTAGGGATATCTATAGTTTCGGGATGGTTTTGACCGGGGGCGGGGCCCTGTTGCACGGTATGGATCAGGTTTTGGAAGAGGCCACCGGTATTCAGGTCAAATTGCCGGCGGAGCCGCTTTTGTCGGTCATTGACGGAATTAAGGTCCTGATGAACAACAAACAGTACCCATTGAGTCCAGGGGTATTGAATGATTATTCTGCCGGATGAGCAGTCTATTTTCCTCTTTTACTGTTTCTTCAACACCCACAGCTAAAAGAATAGACTACAGAGGTTCCCTCCGCGAAGGACGGGTTTATTCTTGCCTGTCCAATCCTTGTCTTGGTCAAGGGCCAGGCGGCATCAGACCAAAGGAGCCAGTTTCGTGGATGGCCCTGTGGGGAGTTTACCAAGAAAGAAGGTGATTGACCCGATGCGCTTACGGCGTCCTACGGTCAGTCTATTTTTGTTATGTCTGGTTTTCGTTGGTATTGCCGCCGGAGTCGAGCGGGTGTGGGCCCAGGCTGAAAGTCTCTCCCGGCCAGGGAGCATGAAGACGGTGCTGCGTGGTACCAGCGTAGAGGAGTTTCCTGTGGAGATTCTCGGCAGATACGGGGATGAGGATCTGATCTTGATCCGGATCTCCGAGGAATTGGCCGAGCGTTCGGGAGGCATCGCCGAAGGAATGAGCGGCAGCCCCGTCTATGCCGAAGGAGAGTTGATTGGTGCCCTAAGCTATGCCTTGAACGATCGTTCCCATCGGTATGCCTTGGTTACTCCCATCGAGCAGATGCTGGAGATCCTCGCCCTGCTTCCGGAGCAGCAATTACCCGAGGATACAGTTGGCCTGGAACCTCTGATGGCCCCGGTTTTTACCTACGGTTACACCACACGGTCGGTGCGGGCTTTGGAAGACATCTTTTCCCTAAGGCCCCTGGGGAGTTTGCGGGGTTGGCCTGCAGGGAGCGATGTCGTGGCGGAGCTGGAACCGGGTAGTGCCGTGGCGGTGCAACTGGTCTATGGGGATGTGTCGGTGGTAGCTGTGGGCACAGTCACCTGGGTAGAGGATGGAGTGTTTTTGGCCTTTGGACACCCCTTCTACCATGCGGGCAGTGTATCTTTGCTATTGAGCCAGGCG
This genomic window contains:
- the spoIIID gene encoding sporulation transcriptional regulator SpoIIID yields the protein MRDYIRRRVVEIGSYIVETKATVRQAATVFGVSKSTVHKDVTERLPSVNPELAKQVAKILQLNKAERHLRGGEATRRKYKEIESA
- a CDS encoding M23 family metallopeptidase — translated: MTNILYPLRKGLGFLGDRVRKGIRSLSRVRRYLVRWALVACLLVGGVLVVQRLVVNHFLGRLEQIVPEAEPSPPVVGSIPHSKLAVDTPRPWFGELVLNWPAVATATQPSEPELEALPKEPAPPFDPLTIAAPVRGEVVAGFGWQRHPQYGDWRYIDGVIFSTGVELVAASAPGVAYVVGPGQIRIEHGSGWETIYEDVDVVLVSDGQRVPQGQTIGRKTSAGSGLLTWKVIYQGQHQDPSNWVFPVP
- a CDS encoding rod shape-determining protein; protein product: MFAARIGIDLGAANVLAYVDQKGLVVQEPAVVAIDTRKDEVQALGHAALNMVGRTAEHIKIFQPLSEGAMTDHRILELLLRYLILRVCGRRCLFRPVTIISVPPKINSVERRAVLQAAYSAGAKEAHLVSETLLSGLGAGLDLNQARGHLVVNIGAGTTNVAVLSMDSEVISESIKVGGEDFTRAIMRYLKKHHNLVVGQLSAEQMKCAIGTVIPRDGQWEIRGQDYVSGLPEVRKVSATELQDVLLGCVEPIIATIVHVLEQTPPELARDIYSFGMVLTGGGALLHGMDQVLEEATGIQVKLPAEPLLSVIDGIKVLMNNKQYPLSPGVLNDYSAG